From a region of the Alosa sapidissima isolate fAloSap1 chromosome 9, fAloSap1.pri, whole genome shotgun sequence genome:
- the LOC121718960 gene encoding zinc finger protein 239-like, translating into MDLGLPFSSGCAETQHVDLSVMVKEEDIKEEEYGLMISCADEDEEKPFAEFDCKAETDVTESPRSTYNETVKTEEEEEEEEEEEEEEEEEEQQHDWLLESVPEDPHVTQQKIHGQNDELNLQLKGRLEKHQPHSENEKPCKKPHKYSHCEKAFTTSSIVNHMLTHKGEKAHKCVQCGKAFRASEGLKCHMLTHTGEKPHKCVQCGKGFSQISNLNKHMIIHTGEKPHKCVQCGKAFSQISTLKTHMLIHTGEKLHKCPRCGKAFSQRSYIKCHMLIHTGEMPHKCVQCGKDFSLMSSLKRHMLVHTGEKPHVCTHCGKGFSQMSSLKRHMVVHTG; encoded by the exons ATGGACCTCGGACTTCCATTTAGTTCTGGCTGTGCAGAAACACAGCATGTTGACCTGAGCGTGATGGTGAAAGAAGAAGATATAAAAGAGGAGGAGTATGGTCTTATGATATCATGtgcagatgaagatgaagaaaaGCCCTTTGCAGAGTTTGACTGTAAAGCTGAAACAGACGTCACAGAGTCACCAAGGTCGACTTACAATGAAACAGTGAAgactgaagaggaggaggaggaggaagaggaggaggaagaggaagaggaggaggaggagcaacaACATGACTGGCTGCTGGAAA GTGTACCAGAAGACCCACATGTAACGCAACAGAAGATCCATGGACAGAATGATGAACTGAACCTGCAGCTCAAAGGAAGGCTTGAGAAACACCAACCTCACTCAGAAAATGAGAAGCCTTGCAAAAAGCCACATAAATATTCTCATTGTGAAAAAGCATTTACAACATCCTCAATAGTCaaccacatgcttacacacaagGGAGAGAAGgctcataaatgtgtccagtgtggaaaagcatttagAGCATCCGAAGGTCTTAAATgccacatgcttacacatactggagagaagcctcataaatgtgtccagtgtggaaaaggcttttcacaaatttcaaatCTTAATAAGCATATgataatacacactggagagaagcctcataaatgtgtccagtgtggaaaagctttttcacaaatttcaactcttaaaacccacatgctaatacacactggagagaagcttCATAAATGTCCCCGgtgtggaaaagcattttcACAACGTTCATATATTAAATGccacatgctaatacacactggagaaatgcctcataaatgtgtccagtgtggaaaagatTTTTCATTAATGTCTAGTCTTAAACGTCATATGTtagtacacactggagagaagccacaTGTATGTACCCACTGTGGAAAGGGTTTTTCACAAATGTCTAGTCTTAAACGTCATATGGTAGTACACACTGGATAG
- the LOC121718832 gene encoding zinc finger protein 91-like isoform X2 — MVTMVTLAGASQHPHLMLQKIHGLNDELNLQLKGRMYHCTVCRKSFTSLSELEKHQQIHTTNVSFSQMSTLKSHMLKHTGKKPYQCVQCGKAFAHPSLLKNHMLTHTGEKPHKCVQCGKAFTTSRDLQRHMLTHTGEKPHKCVHCGKAFTQSSTLRTHLLIHTGERPHECNQCGKTFTKMETLKKHMLIHTGERPHKCAQCGKAFRAYSDLIRHRLTHTDKSPYKCVQCGNAFRYPSTLQSHMLIHTGEKPHKCNQCGKAFRQIGTLKRHMLIHTGEKPHKCAQCGKAFRGYSNLVCHRRTHTDKSPYECPQCGKSFSQMSHLKSHMVIHSEEKPHKCASCGKDFKRISELKTHMLTHSKEKLHKCVQCGKAFAHPSLLKTHMRIHTEEKPHTCVQYGKALATSKYLKKHILTQKPHKCVQCGKAFAHPSLLKNHMITHTGEKPHKCVQCDKAFTTSRNLQRHMLTHTGEKPHKCVHCKKAFTRSSTLRTHLLIHTGERPDECNQCGKAFTQTETLKKHMLIHTGEKLHKCAQCGKTFVHPLLLKTHMRIHTGEKPHKCVQCGKAFRTSHDLQRHMLTHTGEKPHKCVQCGKAFSQMSSLKSHMLLHTRANSYQQALSGKGSRRISDLNSHTQILLHTGEKPHKCAQCGKAFTQSSTLRTHLLIHTGEKPHKCNQCKKAFTQTETLKKHMLMHTGEKPHKCAQCGKAFQHPSQLKTHMRIHTGEKPHKCVQCGKAFRTSHDLHRHMLTHTGEKPHKCVQCEKAFSQMSSLKSHMLLHTGSNSYQQALSGKGSR, encoded by the coding sequence ATGGTAACTATGGTAACTCTTGCAGGTGCATCACAACATCCACATTTAATGCTGCAGAAGATCCATGGACTGAATGATGAACTCAATCTGCAGCTCAAAGGAAGAATGTACCACTGCACAGTCTGCAGGAAGAGTTTTACATCCCTTTCTGAACTTGAGAAACACCAGCAAATACACACTACTAATGTTTCTTTTTCACAAATGTCAACTCTTAAAAGTCACATGCTAAAACACACAGGAAAGAAGCCTTatcaatgtgtccagtgtggaaaagcatttgCTCATCCTTCACTGCTGAAAAATCATATgctaacacacactggagagaagcctcataaatgtgtccagtgtggaaaagcttttacaaCATCCCGTGATCTTCAACgccacatgcttacacatactggagagaaacctcataaatgtgtccactgtggaaaagcttttacacAAAGTTCAACTCTTAGAACCCATTTATtgatacacactggagagaggccTCATGAATGTAATCAATGTGGAAAAACTTTCACAAAAATGGAAACTCTAAAAAAACACATGTTAATACATACAGGAGAGaggcctcataaatgtgcccagtgtggaaaagcattcAGGGCTTATTCAGATCTTATACGCCACAGGCTCACACATACTGACAAGAGTCCttataaatgtgtccagtgtggaaatgCCTTCAGATACCCTTCAACTCTTCAAAGccacatgctaatacacacaggagagaagcctcataaatgcaatcagtgtggaaaagctttcagACAAATAGGAACTCTAAAAAGAcacatgctaatacacactggagagaagcctcataaatgtgcccagtgcGGAAAAGCATTCAGAGGATATTCAAACCTTGTATGCCACAGGcgtacacacactgacaagagTCCTTATGAATGTCCCCAGTGTGGAAAATCTTTTTCACAAATGTCTCATCTTAAATCCCATATGGTAATTCACTCGGAAgaaaagcctcataaatgtgcctCTTGTGGAAAGGATTTTAAACGGATTTCGGAGTTGAAGACccacatgctaacacacagtAAAGAGAAGCttcataaatgtgtccagtgtggaaaagcatttgCGCACCCTTCACTGCTGAAAACCCATATGCGAATTCACACTGAAGAGAAGCCTCATACATGTGTCCAGTATGGAAAAGCATTAGCAACATCCAAATATCTCAAAAAACACATCTTAACacagaagcctcataaatgtgttcagtgtggaaaagcatttgCTCATCCTTCACTGCTGAAAAATCATATGataacacacactggagagaagcctcataaatgtgtccagtgtgatAAAGCTTTTACAACATCCCGTAATCTTCAACgccacatgcttacacatactggagagaaacctcataaatgtgtccacTGTAAAAAAGCATTTACACGAAGTTCAACTCTTAGAACCCATTTATtgatacacactggagagaggccTGATGAATGTAATcaatgtggaaaagcttttacacAAACTGAAACTCtaaaaaaacacatgttgaTACATACAGGAGAGAAGCttcataaatgtgcccagtgtggaaaaacaTTTGTGCACCCTTTACTGCTGAAAACCCATATGCGAattcacactggagagaagcctcataaatgtgtccagtgtggaaaagcttttagaACCTCCCATGATCTTCAACGCCATATGCTTACACATACTGGAGAGAaacctcataaatgtgtccagtgtggaaaagctttttcacaaatGTCAAGTCTTAAAAGCCATATGCTATTACACACTAGAGCAAATTCTTATCAACAGGCTTTGTCTGGAAAAGGATCTCGACGAATTTCAGATCTTAATTCTCATACGCAAATATTATtgcacactggagagaaacctcataaatgtgcccagtgtggaaaagcatttacACAAAGTTCAACTCTTAGAACCCATTTATtgatacacactggagagaagcctcataaatgtaatCAATGTAAAAAAGCTTTTACACAAACGGAAACTCtaaaaaaacacatgttgatgcatacaggagagaagcctcataaatgtgcccagtgcGGAAAAGCATTTCAGCACCCTTCACAGCTGAAAACCCATATGCGAattcacactggagagaagcctcataaatgtgtccagtgtggaaaagcttttagaACCTCCCATGATCTTCATCgccacatgcttacacatactggagagaaacctcataaatgtgtccagtgtgaaaaagctttttcacaaatGTCAAGTCTTAAAAGTCATATGCTATTACACACTGGATCAAATTCTTATCAACAGGCTTTGTCTGGAAAAGGATCTCGATGA